The following are from one region of the Falco cherrug isolate bFalChe1 chromosome 19, bFalChe1.pri, whole genome shotgun sequence genome:
- the LOC102048353 gene encoding G patch domain-containing protein 4 isoform X2 encodes MSATEPPGRGMRFAEGQLRRHGWRRGRGLGKREDGIAEAIRVKVKCDTAGVGHDAAEPFSFHWWDHVFNKAAANIAVEARQDGVAMKTLSEQGAWISTKKPRKAGGTGSMLYGRFVKSATLTASGEESAKLPTGSESSEEEEEEKLDLSSARRLTDEELMRACGGRTAHKGARHGLTMSAKLARLEEQERAFLATYRRKEQQREPPENSPPAEGQKTIKEKKKQSRDRANPELLQHQEPSGEEELAGEEGKVVKRKKKKKQEPSREEEVAGKEEKPAKRRKKKKKQEEEDEELDEPEKKKKKQQQEEEDKEPEKKKRQHREEEEDKEEPKKKKEEDKEEPAETEVPLEDTDGSDHAGHRPRKKRKKRKREPE; translated from the exons ATGAGCGCCACGGAGCCGCCGGGCCGCGGGATGCGGTTTGCGGAGGGGCAGCTGCGGCGGCACGGCTGGCGGAGAG ggcgggggctggggaagCGGGAGGACGGCATCGCCGAGGCCATCCGGGTGAAGGTCAAGTGTGACACAGCGGGG GTGGGACATGACGCAGCGGAGCCCTTCTCCTTCCACTGGTGGGACCACGTCTTCAACAAGGCAGCTGCCAACATTGCAGTGGAGGCCAGGCAG gacGGTGTTGCCATGAAGACCCTTTCTGAGCAGGGAGCCTGGATCAGCACTAAGAAGCCCCGCAAGGCCGGCGGCACCGGCAGCATGCTGTACGGCCGCTTCGTGAAG TCAGCCACGCTCACAGCATCCGGGGAGGAGTCGGCGAAGCTGCCCACTGGCTCGGAGAgcagcgaggaggaggaggaggagaagctggaCCTCTCTTCAGCCAGGAG GCTGACGGATGAGGAGCTGATGCGAGCATGCGGCGGCCGCACGGCACACAA GGGTGCCCGTCACGGCCTGACCATGAGTGCCAAGCTGGCGCgcctggaggagcaggagcgAGCCTTCCTGGCCACGTACCGACGGAAGGAGCAGCAGCGTGAGCCCCCAGAAAACAGCCCCCCAGCTGAGGGGCAGAaaacaataaaggaaaaaaagaaacagtccAGGGACAGAGCCAACCccgagctgctgcagcaccaggagcCAAGTGGAGaagaggagctggcaggagaggaagggaaggtcgtgaaaaggaagaagaagaagaagcaggagccaagcagggaagaggag gtggcaggaaaggaagagaagcctgcaaagaggaggaagaagaagaagaagcaggaggaggaagacgaAGAGCTAGATGagccagaaaagaagaaaaagaagcagcagcaggaggaagaagacaaagagcCAGAAAAGAAGAAGCGGCAGCAtcgggaggaggaggaagacaaggaagagccaaaaaagaagaaggaggaggacaAAGAAGAGCCAGCTGAGACCGAGGTACCTCTAGAAGACACAGATGGGTCCGATCACGCTGGGCACAGGcccaggaagaagaggaagaagaggaagagggagCCAGAGTGA
- the NAXE gene encoding NAD(P)H-hydrate epimerase — protein MPGPRSLLGLGLLVAAARAGGRCPGGGWHRDWHRDRGWCRPHRAMHGPSAGPGPRELRFLGQEEAQAIDQELFTEYKFSVDQLMELAGLSCATAIAKAYPPSSFTTSQPAVLVVCGPGNNGGDGLVCARHLKMFGYEPTVYYPKRPNKPLFEGLTTQCQKMDIPFLPEFPAEAALIDELYGLVVDAIFGFSFKGAVREPFGSILGTLERVTVPIASIDIPSGWDVEKGKADGLQPDMLISLTAPKAAAKHFAGRYHFLGGRFVPPALQKKYALNLPPYPETDCVLQLT, from the exons ATGCCGGGCCCGCGGtcgctgctggggctggggctgctggtggcggcggcgcgggcgggcgggcgtTGCCCGGGGGGGGGCTGGCACCGGGACTGGCACCGGGACCGCGGCTGGTGCCGCCCCCACCGCGCCATGCACGGGCCcagcgccgggcccggcccgcgggAGCTGCGCTTCCTCGG gcaggaggaggccCAGGCCATCGACCAGGAGCTCTTCACCGAGTACAAATTCAGCGTGGACCAGCTGATGGAGCTGGCGGGGCTGAGCTGCGCCACCGCCATCGCCAAG GCTtacccccccagctccttcaCCACCAGCCAGCCCGCCGTGCTGGTCGTCTGTGGGCCGGGAAACAACGGCGGTGACGGCTTGGTCTGTGCCCggcacctgaaaatgttt GGCTACGAGCCAACCGTCTATTACCCCAAGCGGCCCAACAAGCCCCTCTTTGAAGGTTTGACCACCCAGTGCCAGAAGATGGACATCCCCTTCCTGCCCGAGTTCCCGGCGGAG GCTGCGCTCATCGACGAGCTCTACGGCTTGGTGGTGGATGCGATTTTCGGGTTCAGCTTCAAGGGAGCGGTGCGGGAGCCCTTCGGCAGCATCCTCGGCACCCTCGAGCGCGTCACGGTCCCCATCGCCAGCATCGACATCCCCTCGG GCTGGGACGTGGAGAAGGGGAAGGCGGATGGTCTCCAGCCCGACATGCTCATCTCGCTGACGGCACCCAAGGCAGCAGCCAAGCATTTTGCCGGCCGCTACCACTTCCTCGGGGGCAGGTTTGTGCCCCCCGCGCTCCAGAAGAAATACGCTTTAAACCTGCCGCCGTACCCCGAGACAGACTGCGTCCTGCAGCTGACCTAG
- the LOC102048353 gene encoding G patch domain-containing protein 4 isoform X1: MSATEPPGRGMRFAEGQLRRHGWRRGRGLGKREDGIAEAIRVKVKCDTAGVGHDAAEPFSFHWWDHVFNKAAANIAVEARQDGVAMKTLSEQGAWISTKKPRKAGGTGSMLYGRFVKSATLTASGEESAKLPTGSESSEEEEEEKLDLSSARRLTDEELMRACGGRTAHKGARHGLTMSAKLARLEEQERAFLATYRRKEQQREPPENSPPAEGQKTIKEKKKQSRDRANPELLQHQEPSGEEELAGEEGKVVKRKKKKKQEPSREEEVAGKEEKPAKRRKKKKQELSREEEVAGKEEKPAKRRKKKKKQEEEDEELDEPEKKKKKQQQEEEDKEPEKKKRQHREEEEDKEEPKKKKEEDKEEPAETEVPLEDTDGSDHAGHRPRKKRKKRKREPE, encoded by the exons ATGAGCGCCACGGAGCCGCCGGGCCGCGGGATGCGGTTTGCGGAGGGGCAGCTGCGGCGGCACGGCTGGCGGAGAG ggcgggggctggggaagCGGGAGGACGGCATCGCCGAGGCCATCCGGGTGAAGGTCAAGTGTGACACAGCGGGG GTGGGACATGACGCAGCGGAGCCCTTCTCCTTCCACTGGTGGGACCACGTCTTCAACAAGGCAGCTGCCAACATTGCAGTGGAGGCCAGGCAG gacGGTGTTGCCATGAAGACCCTTTCTGAGCAGGGAGCCTGGATCAGCACTAAGAAGCCCCGCAAGGCCGGCGGCACCGGCAGCATGCTGTACGGCCGCTTCGTGAAG TCAGCCACGCTCACAGCATCCGGGGAGGAGTCGGCGAAGCTGCCCACTGGCTCGGAGAgcagcgaggaggaggaggaggagaagctggaCCTCTCTTCAGCCAGGAG GCTGACGGATGAGGAGCTGATGCGAGCATGCGGCGGCCGCACGGCACACAA GGGTGCCCGTCACGGCCTGACCATGAGTGCCAAGCTGGCGCgcctggaggagcaggagcgAGCCTTCCTGGCCACGTACCGACGGAAGGAGCAGCAGCGTGAGCCCCCAGAAAACAGCCCCCCAGCTGAGGGGCAGAaaacaataaaggaaaaaaagaaacagtccAGGGACAGAGCCAACCccgagctgctgcagcaccaggagcCAAGTGGAGaagaggagctggcaggagaggaagggaaggtcgtgaaaaggaagaagaagaagaagcaggagccaagcagggaagaggaggtggcaggaaaggaagagaagcctgcaaagaggaggaagaagaagaagcaggagctaagcagggaagaggaggtggcaggaaaggaagagaagcctgcaaagaggaggaagaagaagaagaagcaggaggaggaagacgaAGAGCTAGATGagccagaaaagaagaaaaagaagcagcagcaggaggaagaagacaaagagcCAGAAAAGAAGAAGCGGCAGCAtcgggaggaggaggaagacaaggaagagccaaaaaagaagaaggaggaggacaAAGAAGAGCCAGCTGAGACCGAGGTACCTCTAGAAGACACAGATGGGTCCGATCACGCTGGGCACAGGcccaggaagaagaggaagaagaggaagagggagCCAGAGTGA
- the LOC129734228 gene encoding cuticle collagen 40-like encodes MPWAVTISLVSSVLVRGCHGMSPCPLSSCKDAVGWHHLPGVLHPRTRMPWAGTISLVSSILARGCRGMSPYPPSSCEATVGCHHLPGALRLHTRLQMTDSALVLVRGAWLVGGQQLAAAVGVAAAGLGGGEATGVLQRVRWDAEEVPGGWVGFLQGCCAAPSLGRGAGVGPKVPKPPASVTSGLGPRGQQGCPKPCQGVSIPEPSPQRTPRSPDYPPAPPACHLPLRGPQSEGPGGPVPCGPLGESSGPRGKPSPGGAWYSRGWGLPWRGGAGGWWVLLRLLGVKQRLLVGVCATSPPPPPPNPPQIPA; translated from the coding sequence ATGCCGTGGGCTGTCACCATCTCCCTGGTGTCCTCCGTCCTCGTACGAGGATGCCATGGGATGTCCCCGTGTCCTCTGTCCTCGTGCAAGGATGCCGTGGGCTGGCACCATCTCCCTGGTGTCCTCCATCCTCGCACGAGGATGCCGTGGGCTGGCACCATCTCCCTGGTGTCCTCCATCCTTGCACGAGGATGCCGTGGGATGTCACCATATCCTCCATCCTCATGCGAGGCCACTGTGGGATGCCACCATCTCCCCGGTGCCCTCCGCCTTCACACAAGGCTGCAGATGACGGATAGTGCCCTGGTCCTGGTGCGGGGGGCCTGGTTGGTGGGGGGCCAGCAGCTGGCGGCAGCGGTGGGGGTGGCAGCGGCGGGGCTGGGAGGTGGTGAGGCCACTGGCGTGTTACAGCGTGTCCGGTGGGATGCAGAAGAGGTGccgggtgggtgggtgggtttcCTGCAGGGGTGCTGTGCTGCCCCCTCCCTAGGGCGGGGGGCTGGTGTTGGCCCCAAGGTCCCCAAACCACCAGCCTCGGTGACTTCAGGCTTGGGGCCACGTGGCCAGCAGGGGTGTCCCAAGCCCTGCCAGGGGGTCTCCATCCCTGAACCCTCCCCCCAGAGGACCCCCCGTAGCCCAGACTACCCGCCTGCTCCTCCAGCGTGTCACCTACCGCTCCGGGGGCCTCAGTCGGAGGGTCCGGGGGGTCCGGTGCCCTGTGGACCACTGGGTGAGAGCAGTGGCCCCCGGGGCAAACCCAGCCCCGGTGGCGCTTGGTACtcacggggctgggggctgccgtggcgcggtggggctgggggctggtgggtgctgctgAGGTTACTGGGAGTGAAGCAGAGACTGCTGGTGGGGGTCTGTGCCACAAGCCCACCCCCACCGCCACCAAACCCTCCCCAAATTCCAGCCTGA